The Apis mellifera strain DH4 linkage group LG8, Amel_HAv3.1, whole genome shotgun sequence genome contains a region encoding:
- the LOC412092 gene encoding myosin heavy chain, non-muscle isoform X2 has product MADVDSRVDHSDPELRFLSVDRNNFNDPATQAEWTQKKLVWVPHETQGFVAAGIKGERGDEVEVEIAETGKRVLVAKDDIQKMNPPKFDKVEDMAELTCLNEASVLHNLKDRYYSGLIYTYSGLFCVVVNPYKRLPIYTEKIMERYKGIKRHEVPPHVFAITDTAYRSMLQDREDQSILCTGESGAGKTENTKKVIQYLAYVAASKPKSNATPSPALIIGSGNISDKFAGELEQQLLQANPILEAFGNAKTVKNDNSSRFGKFIRINFDASGYIAGANIETYLLEKSRAIRQAKDERTFHIFYQLLAGASPEQKKEFILEDPKHYPFLSNGALPVPGVDDSAEFFSTVKSMHIMGMTNEDFSSIFRIVSAVMLFGSMQFRQERNSDQATLPDNTVAQKISHLLGLSVTEMTKAFLKPRIKVGRDFVTKAQTKEQVEFAVEAISKACYERMFRWLVNRINRSLDRTKRQGASFIGILDMAGFEIFELNSFEQLCINYTNEKLQQLFNHTMFILEQEEYQREGIEWKFIDFGLDLQPTIDLIDKPMGIMALLDEECWFPKATDKTFVEKLVGAHSVHPKFMKTDFRGVADFAIIHYAGKVDYSAAKWLMKNMDPLNENVVSLLQNSQDPFVCHIWKDAEIVGMAQQALTDTQFGARTRKGMFRTVSQLYKEQLAKLMITLRNTNPNFVRCIIPNHEKKAGKIDAPLVLDQLRCNGVLEGIRICRQGFPNRIPFQEFRQRYELLTPNAIPKGFMDGKKACEKMIQALELDPNLYRVGQSKIFFRAGVLAHLEEERDYKITDIIVNFQAFCRGFLARRNYQKRLQQLNAIRIIQRNCAAYLKLRNWQWWRLYTKVKPLLEVTKQEEKLTQKEDELKQVRDKLELQLHSAQEYERKYQQAMEEKTMLAEQLQAEVELCAEAEEMRARLAARKQELEEILHDLETRIEEEEERSAGLAQEKKKLQLNISDLEEQLEEEEAARQKLQLEKVQCDAKIKKLEEDLALSDDTNQKLLKEKKILEERANDLSQTLAEEEEKAKHLSKLKAKHEATIADLEERLLKDHQQRQEVDRSKRKIETEVSDLKEQLAERKTQVEEFQLQLGKREEELNQIMAKMDEEGAAKAQAQKALRELESQLAELQEDLEAEKIARGKAEKLKRDLNEELEALKNELLDSLDTTAAQQELRSKREQELATLKKNLEEETSIHEATLADMRHKHTQELTALNEQMDALKKTKTVLEKAKATLEAENADLATELRSVSASRQESDRRRKQAEQQLAEINAKLAEVERNRQELVERVTKLQQESESIMQQLEAAELKASAALKASATCESQFTELQQQLEEETRQKLALSSKLRALESEKESLHDQLEEEEEAKRALDKQVLGLNVQLAEAKKRAEEEAEAAAALEEARKRCMKDIEALQRQVEELQAANDKLDKSKKKIQAEVEDSIIELEAQRAKVLELEKKQKNFDKVLAEEKAVSEQYAEQRDAAEREAREKETRVLSLTRELDEMNEKVEELERIRRGLQSELDELVNNQGTADKNVHELEKAKRALESQLAEQRSQVEELEDELQFTEDAKLRLEVNMQALRAQFERDLQAKEEQAEEKRRGLVKQLRDLEAELEDERKQKAAAIAQRKKMEADYKDIEQQLEMHNKVKEDALKQLKKLQAQIKDCTRETEEARAARDELAASAKETEKKVKSLEADLMQLTEDFASSERARRAAENERDELQEELNNNANKGTLMLDEKRRLEARIATLEEELEEEQSNAELLMDRARKAQITIEQLTNDLTTERSTTQKLESHKLLLERQNKELKAKLTELETAQRAKTKATIQQLESKINNLDEQLETEAKERFAQQKINRKLEKKLKELSLQLEDERRNSDQYKEQAEKVNARMKALKRQLDEAEEEISRHKAMKRKAQREMDDMLESQEELTREVANLKNKLRRGGPPISLSSTRLKRGSVQTGGSGDDSTTQDESIDGEETVN; this is encoded by the exons atggcGGACGTTGACTCGAGGGTGGATCATTCGGATCCCGAATTGCGATTCCTTTCAGTTGacaggaataattttaatgatcctGCAACTCAAGCCGAATGGACACAGAAAAAATTAGTTTGGGTACCTCACGAAACTCAGGGTTTCGTTGCAGCCGGGATAAAGGGTGAACGGGGTGATGAAGTCGAAGTGGAGATTGCCGAAACTGGAAAACGGGTCCTTGTCGCAAAAGATGATATTCAGAAAATGAATCCACcaaaatttgataaagttGAAGATATGGCTGAATTAACGTGTTTAAATGAAGCTTCTGTACTGCATAACCTCAAAGACAGATACTACTCCGGCCTCATTTAC ACATACTCAGGACTATTCTGCGTGGTGGTAAATCCATACAAGAGGCTGCCAATTTACACGGAAAAGATAATGGAGAGGTATAAGGGTATTAAGAGACACGAAGTTCCACCCCATGTTTTTGCCATTACGGACACCGCATACCGTTCTATGCTTCAAG ATCGTGAGGACCAGTCAATTTTATGCACCGGTGAATCCGGCGCTGGTAAAACAGAAAACACGAAGAAAGTAATTCAATACTTGGCATATGTTGCTGCCTCGAAACCGAAATCGAATGCG ACACCAAGTCCGGCATTAATCATA GGTTCCGGAAATATTTCGGATAAATTTGCG GGTGAATTGGAACAACAACTTTTACAAGCAAATCCGATTTTAGAAGCTTTTGGGAACGCAAAAACAGTGAAAAATGACAATTCATCCCGATTT ggtaaatttatacgaataaacTTCGATGCTTCCGGTTACATTGCTGGTGCAAACATAGAAACGTATCTTCTGGAAAAGTCAAGAGCAATTCGACAAGCAAAGGATGAAAGAActttccatatattttatcaacttCTAGCTGGTGCCTCACCTGAACAAAAGA agGAGTTTATCTTGGAAGATCCAAAACACTACCCATTCTTGTCCAATGGCGCATTGCCAGTTCCAGGAGTAGACGATTCAGCTGAATTCTTCTCAACTGTAAAATCTATGCATATCATGGGCATGACAAATGAAgacttttcttcaatttttcgtaTTGTATCCGCGGTGATGCTTTTCGGTTCCATGCAATTCCGTCAAGAAAGAAACTCGGACCAAGCTACGTTACCGGATAATACTGTTGctcaaaaaatttctcatttgtTAGGTTTGAGCGTGACGGAAATGACGAAAGCATTCTTAAAACCGAGAATCAAAGTCGGTAGAGATTTTGTAACAAAAGCACAAACAAAAGAGCAAGTTGAATTTGCAGTAGAGGCAATTTCGAAAGCTTGCTATGAAAGAATGTTCAGATGGCTTGTGAACAGGATCAATAGATCGTTGGATCGAACGAAAAGACAAGGAGCAAGTTTTATCGGTATCTTAGATATGGCcggttttgaaatatttgaattaaacagTTTTGAACAATTGtgtattaattatacgaatgaaaaattacaacaattaTTCAATCATACCATGTTCATTTTGGAACAAGAAGAATATCAAAGAGAAGGAATCGAGTGGAAGTTCATTGATTTTGGATTAGATTTGCAACCAACTATCGACTTGATTGATAAACCAATGg gTATTATGGCATTGTTGGATGAAGAATGTTGGTTTCCCAAAGCAACAGATAAAacgtttgttgaaaaattagtaGGTGCTCATAGTGTGCAtccaaaatttatgaaaacagATTTCAGAGGTGTTGCAGATTTTGCTATTATACATTATGCTGGAAAGGTTGATTATTCAGCAGCTAAATGGTTAATGAAGAATATGGATCCTTTGAATGAAAATGTTGTTAGCTTACTACAAAATTCACAAGATCCGTTCGTTTGTCATATTTGGAAAGATGCGGAAATTGTCGGAATGGCTCAACAAGCATTGACAGATACACAATTTGGTGCAAGAACAAGAAAAGGCATGTTTAGAACAGTTtctcaattatataaagaacaattggcaaaattaatgattactcTAAGAAATACTAATCCCAATTTTGTGAGATGTATTATACCcaatcatgaaaaaaaagcTGGAAAGATTGATGCACCATTGGTATTAGATCAACTGAGATGTAATGGAGTTTTAGAAGGAATTCGAATTTGTCGACAAGGATTTCCAAATAGAATACCGTTTCAAGAATTCAGGCAAAGATATGAACTTTTAACACCGAATGCAATTCCTAAAGGGTTtatggatggaaaaaaagcTTGCGAGAAGAtg attcaAGCTCTTGAACTTGACCCTAATCTTTACCGCGTTGgtcaatcaaaaattttctttcgtgcTGGAGTTTTGGCTCATCTTGAAGAAGAacgtgattataaaattactgaTATAATTGTCAATTTTCAAGCATTCTGTCGTGGTTTCCTTGCTCGTAGAAATTATCAGAAACGTTTACAACAGTTAAATGCTATTAGAATTATTCAGAGAAATTGTGCTGCTTATTTAAAACTTAGAAATTGGCAATGGTGGCGTTTATATACTAAAGTAAAACCACTTTTGGAGGTAacaaaacaagaagaaaaattaactcaAAAAGAAGATGAATTAAAACAAGTACgagataaattagaattacaattacattCTGCACAAGAATATGAACGGAAATATCAACAAGCTATGGAAGAAAAAACTATGTTAGCAGAACAATTACAGGCTGAAGTTGAATTATGTGCAGAAGCAGAGGAAATGCGAGCAAGATTAGCAGCCAGAAAACAAGAACTGGAAGAAATTCTTCATGATTTAGAAACaagaattgaagaagaagaagaaagaagtgcTGGTTTGgctcaagaaaaaaagaagttacaattaaatataagtgaTCTTGAAGAGCaattggaagaagaagaagctgcTAGACAAAAATTACAGCTAGAAAAAGTACAATGTGatgcaaaaattaagaaacttgAAGAAGATCTTGCACTTTCTGATGatacaaatcaaaaattattaaaagagaaaaaaattcttgaagaaAGGGCAAATGATTTATCTCAGACACTtgctgaagaagaagaaaaagcaaaacatttatcaaaattaaaagcaaAACATGAAGCAACAATTGCAGATCTTGAAGAAAGGTTGTTGAAAGATCATCAACAAAGACAGGAAGTGGATAgatcaaagagaaaaatagaaactgAGGTATCAGATTTGAAAGAACAACTTGCAGAAAGGAAGACAcag gtAGAAGAATTTCAATTGCAACTTGGCAAAcgtgaagaagaattaaatcaaataatggcAAAAATGGATGAAGAAGGTGCAGCTAAAGCTCAAGCGCAAAAGGCTCTTCGTGAATTAGAGTCTCAATTAGCTGAACTTCAAGAAGATTTAGAAGCTGAGAAAATTGCTAGAGGAAaagctgaaaaattaaaacgagatTTAAATGAGGAATTAGAagcattgaaaaatgaattattagatTCTTTAGATACAACTGCTGCGCAACAAGAATTAAGAAGCAAACGGGAACAAGAATTAGcaacattaaaaaagaatttagaagaagaaacatcGATACACGAAGCAACGTTAGCAGATATGCGTCATAAACATACACAAGAATTAACTGCTTTAAATGAACAAATGGATGCATTGAAAAAAACTAAAACTGTTTTAGAAAAAGCAAAAGCAACATTAGAGGCAGAGAATGCTGATTTAGCTACAGAACTTAGATCTGTTAGTGCTAGCAGACAAGAATCagatagaagaagaaagcaAGCAGAACAACAACTTGCTGAAATAAATGCAAAACTTGCAGAAGTGGAAAGAAATAGACAAGAATTGGTAGAAAGAGTAACAAAATTACAACAAGAATCTGAAAGTATTATGCAACAATTGGAAGCAGCAGAATTAAAAGCTTCTGCAGCTTTAAAAGCTTCAGCAACTTGTGAATCTCAGTTTACTGAACTTCAGCAACAACTTGAGGAGGAAACTAGACAAAAATTAGCTTTAAGTTCAAAACTGAGAGCATTAGAAAGTGAAAAGGAAAGTTTACATGATcaattagaagaagaagaagaagcaaagAGAGCTTTAGATAAACag gtTCTGGGCTTAAATGTTCAGCTGGCTGAAGCAAAGAAAAGAGCTGAAGAGGAAGCTGAAGCCGCTGCAGCATTAGAAGAAGCAAGAAAAAGATGTATGAAAGATATTGAAGCACTTCAAAGACAAGTTGAAGAATTGCAAGCTGCTAatgataaattagataaatcaaaaaagaagattcaaGCAGAAGTAGAAGATAGTATTATTGAACTTGAAGCGCAAAGAGCAAAGGTGctggaattggaaaaaaagcaaaagaattttgacaag gtGCTGGCCGAAGAAAAAGCCGTCTCCGAACAATATGCTGAGCAACGTGATGCTGCCGAACGTGAggctcgagaaaaagaaactcgtGTCTTATCTTTAACTCGTGAACTTGacgaaatgaatgaaaaagttGAAGAACTTGAACGAATTCGTCGTGGTTTACAATCAGAACTTGATGAACTTGTAAATAATCAAGGAACAGCAGATAAAAATGTACATGAATTAGAAAAAGCAAAACGAGCTCTTGAATCCCAATTAGCGGAACAACGTTCTCAAGTAGAAGAATTAGAAGATGAATTACAGTTTACAGAAGATGCAAAATTGCGTCTAGAAGTAAATATGCAAGCTTTAAGAGCTCAATTCGAACGAGATTTACAAGCTAAAGAAGAACAGGCTGAAGAGAAACGAAGAGGATTAGTAAAGCAATTACGTGATCTTGAAGCAGAATTAGAGgatgaaagaaaacaaaaagctGCTGCTATCGCACAACGTAAAAAGATGGAAGcagattataaagatattgaacAACAATTGGAAATGCACAATAAAGTGAAAGAAGATgcattgaaacaattaaagaAACTTCAAGCCCAAATAAAGGATTGTACTAGAGAAACCGAAGAAGCTAGAGCTGCTAGAGATGAACTGGCAGCAAGTGCTAAAGAAACtgagaaaaaagtaaagagCTTAGAAGCAGATTTGATGCAATTAACTGAAGATTTTGCTAGCAGTGAACGAGCTAGAAGAGCTGCTGAAAACGAAAGAGATGAATTACAAGAGGAACTCAATAATAATGCTAACAAGGGAACATTGATGTTAGATGAAAAACGCAGATTGGAAGCTAGAATAGCAACATTGGaagaagaattggaagaaGAGCAATCAAATGCTGAATTACTAATGGATAGAGCTAGAAAAGCTCAAATAACTATTGAGCAACTAACAAATGATTTAACAACTGAAAGATCAACTACACAAAAATTGGAATCGCACAAATTGTTATTAGAAAGACAAAACAAGGAATTGAAAGCGAAACTTACAGAATTGGAAACTGCTCAAAGAGCAAAAACCAAAGCAACCATTCAACAATTGGAATCAAAGATTAACAATCTTGATGAGCAATTAGAAACTGAAGCAAAAGAAAGATTTGCACAACAaaagattaatagaaaattggaaaagaaattgaaagaattgagTTTACAGTTAGAagacgaaagaagaaattcagaTCAATATAAAGAACAAGCAGAAAAAGTAAATGCTAGAATGAAAGCTTTAAAAAGACAGCTTGACGAAGCTGAAGAAGAAATTAGCAGGCATAAGGCAATGAAAAGGAAAGCGCAAAGAGAAATGGATGATATGCTTGAATCTCAAGAAGAATTAACCAGAGAAGTtgcaaatcttaaaaataaattaag acgAGGTGGACCTCCAATAAGCCTTAGTTCGACGCGTCTGAAACGCGGTTCCGTTCAAACCGGTGGATCCGGCGATGATTCAACGACTCAGGACGAAAGCATCGATGGTGAGGAAACTGTCAACTGA